One Ostrea edulis chromosome 2, xbOstEdul1.1, whole genome shotgun sequence genomic region harbors:
- the LOC130052276 gene encoding sushi domain-containing protein 2-like, producing MCSHVGRCNPKSVVKLVILTVCVLGFLPLARGLSIPDLYPFGRSTSDNRTQATDDGGSQKIRLKNSFKFFGKNKSSLFVNNNGLITFDEQLNEYKPQSFPLNQNTPLIAPFWADVDVSRDWNNGIIWYRQEYNSDLLTRASGEIQSYFISQRNFQANWLFIATWDKVGFYGASGPGQSKSNTFQAVLVKNEKRSFVIFNYLRIDWTTGSNSLGNTHTGLGGSPAQAGFNAGDRKNYYSIEGAQTDAVINLTQTSNVGIPGKWVFQVDGNSILDIKCSHAEQIDVFPKSGSMFGGEEIRISGPCFSSDFTILARIKETNDTFQCTTINDVSAACIMPSVFRTGQVTLEVNPYGMGWNYSSTFQIENVVSLTPKINRHNPDSWIMNHNVTMSWNASLTPSPSQFLDIMAYQNANDSKPRFVVVRSEPLDFSIPHNTSNIVFNTFTLSGILLENMTSLVLRIRSNITAGFSSIWSDVFPVRWLSATNAENMCQNWMKKQSPISSNTESTCPCTLKQASRDTGRYFVDPLCSLHNEMKVSNCLYNKGAAQCFRRTLHSFSVSGETCCYNSEGELLDAREAPHGGGTRSLFHINAQSGDIVPFFSYFQNHLVPFVQCCHFSCNNSMCQRFLELRPPTSCQAYTPPTPAQAAGDPHLTTLDRKDYTFNGIGDFVLLQDVNSSMVVQVRAIQTRDTNGILQNASVFSAVAMKTKSSDKIEIYKTSEGTADILVNNETVDLVEATSNFNDVNLERSESDDSVLNVLVVFESEDLSVSLDVSKDYLNVLVMISGERYKGQIRGLLGNFNGDDNDDFVSRQNTVLPSDASMKDLHYKFGMTWEVQSTESLFTRPNTGVNTVNYEPVFLDDIRNPELNLTFVVELCGDNKQCQYDYSVTGNENIAKGTMKFIEKFKEIEIDVQEVVRCPFKEVPTNGNRSVSGYSIGDNTTFWCYEGFQLIQGASFMVCNENGVWSGSTPMCVRKVVKDDPVSALVIYIGSGAGALIAFVVIAIVILAFVKCRRKPKPDPDLEINGPIFQNPFFLESLSTLGNGGVFKIPRPTYVDPNLLDDYFF from the exons ATGTGTTCACATGTTGGGAGATGTAATCCGAAAAGTGTCGTAAAATTGGTCATTCTAACCGTGTGTGTTTTGGGTTTTCTTCCACTTGCCCGAGGTCTTTCCATTCCCGACCTTTATCCGTTTGGGAGATCAACCTCGGACAACAGAACACAGGCAACGGACGACGGAGGCTCACAGAAGATTCGTTTGAAGAATTCTTTCAAATTCTTCGGCAAAAACAAATCTAGTCTATTT GTCAACAACAATGGGCTTATAACATTCGATGAGCAGCTGAATGAGTATAAACCCCAGTCCTTTCCCCTAAATCAAAACACACCTCTGATAGCACCGTTTTGGGCCGATGTAGACGTTAGCAGAGATTGGAACAACGGAATAATCTGGTACAGACAGGAGTACAACTCGGATCTTCTTACCAGGGCATCAGGGGAGATTCAGAGCTACTTCATCTCTCAGAGAAACTTCCAGGCCAACTGGCTATTTATTGCAACTTGGGACAAAGTTGGTTTCTATGGTGCATCAGGACCAGGACAAAGTAAA AGCAACACTTTCCAAGCTGTTCTTGTAAAAAATGAGAAAAGATCCTTCGTTATTTTCAACTATTTGAGAATAGATTGGACTACCGGAAGTAACAGTTTGGGAAATACTCATACGGGATTAGGGGGCAGTCCTGCTCAG GCTGGGTTTAATGCTGGTGACCGGAAAAATTATTATTCCATCGAAGGAGCCCAAACAGACGCGGTCATCAATTTAACACAGACTAGTAACGTAGGGATTCCAGGAAAATGGGTTTTCCAAGTTGACGGAAACAGCATTTTGGATATTAAATGCAGCCATGCTG AACAAATTGATGTTTTTCCAAAATCTGGATCCATGTTTGGAGGCGAGGAAATTCGTATATCGGGACCCTGTTTTAGTTCGGATTTCACGATCCTTGCCCGGATCAAAGAAACCAATGACACTTTTCAGTGCACAACTATCAATGACGTATCGGCAGCATGTATCATGCCAAGTGTTTTCAGAACCGGACAGGTGACATTAGAGGTGAACCCATATGGAATGGGTTGGAATTACTCCTCTACTTTTCAAATAG AAAACGTAGTGTCTTTGACACCAAAAATCAATCGACACAATCCCGACTCCTGGATCATGAACCACAACGTAACCATGTCCTGGAATGCATCTCTCACTCCGTCCCCTTCTCAATTCCTGGACATAATGGCTTATCAG AATGCAAATGACAGCAAACCTCGTTTTGTTGTTGTCCGCAGTGAACCTCTTGACTTCTCCATTCCTCACAACACATCCAACATTGTATTCAACACTTTCACATTAAGCGGGATTTTATTGGAGAATATGACGTCACTGGTGTTACGTATTAGGTCTAACATTACTGCTGGATTTAg TTCCATCTGGTCTGATGTGTTCCCAGTAAGGTGGCTCTCGGCTACAAATGCAGAAAATATGTGCCAAAATTGGATGAAGAAGCAGTCTCCGATATCGAGTAATACAGAATCCACTTGTCCGTGTACATTAAAGCAGGCGTCACGTGACACAGGACGCTACTTTGTAGATCCATTGTGCAGCCTACATAATGAAATGAAAGTGTCAAATTGTTTGTACAACAAAGGTGCTGCACAGTGCTTCCGAAGAACGCTTCATAG CTTCTCTGTAAGTGGAGAAACTTGCTGTTACAACTCTGAAGGGGAGCTGCTGGATGCACGTGAAGCACCTCATGGCGGAGGGACTCGTTCTCTCTTTCATATCAATGCACAGAGTGGGGATATTGTGCCTTTTTTCTCGTATTTCCAAAATCATTTGGTGCCTTTTGTTCAGTGTTGTCACTTTTCTTGTAATAATTCCATGTGCCAACGTTTCTTAGAGCTCCGACCGCCGACATCGTGCCAAGCGTACACACCTCCAACACCTG CACAAGCGGCTGGTGATCCTCATTTGACAACGTTAGATAGGAAAGATTACACTTTTAATGGTATCGGGGATTTTGTCTTGCTGCAAGACGTCAATTCTTCTATGGTTGTGCAAGTACGTGCCATTCAGACGAGAGACACAAATG GAATTCTACAAAATGCTAGTGTATTTTCTGCAgtagcaatgaaaacaaaatcttcTGACAAAATTGAAATCTACAAAACGTCTGAAGGAACGGCAGATATTTTAGTAAACAATGAAACTGTGGACCTTGTAGAAGCTACCTCAAACTTCAATGATGTTAATCTAGAGCGTAGTGAGAGTGACGATTCAGTACTCAATGTGCTAGTAGTTTTTGAGAGTGAGGATTTATCGGTCTCCCTGGATGTATCGAAGGATTACCTTAATGTTCTTGTCATGATCAGTGGCGAAAGATATAAAG GCCAAATACGTGGTTTGCTTGGTAATTTTAATGGTGACGACAACGATGATTTCGTATCACGACAGAACACTGTTCTACCTTCTGATGCATCAATGAAAGACCTACATTACAAATTTGGGATGACTT ggGAGGTGCAGAGTACTGAATCGCTGTTTACACGTCCGAACACCGGGGTGAATACAGTAAATTATGAACCAGTGTTTCTGGACGATATAAGAAATCCAGAGTTAAACTTGACTTTTGTGGTAGAGTTGTGTGGTGATAATAAACAATGCCAGTATGACTATAGTGTGActggaaatgaaaatattgcTAAAGGGACCATGAAGTTTATCGAAAAGTTCAAGGAAATAGAAATTGACGTGCAAGAAG TCGTGAGGTGCCCATTTAAGGAGGTACCAACAAATGGGAACCGATCAGTTAGCGGTTATTCCATAGGGGACAACACCACATTCTGGTGCTACGAGGGATTTCAACTCATTCAGGGTGCGTCCTTTATGGTGTGCAATGAAAATGGAGTATGGTCAGGGAGTACACCAATGTGTGTAAGGAAAGTCG TCAAGGACGACCCGGTCAGTGCTTTGGTTATATATATTGGATCTGGAGCTGGTGCATTGATTGCTTTTGTTGTTATAGCAATTGTTATCTTGGCCTTCGTGAAATGTAGACGAAAACCTAAACCAGACCCTGACCTTGAAAT aaatgGGCCTATTTTTCAAAATCCGTTTTTTCTAGAAAG TTTATCCACTTTAGGAAATGGAGGAGTATTCAAAATCCCACGTCCTACCTACGTAGATCCCAATCTACTGGATGACTATTTTTTCTAG
- the LOC130052289 gene encoding charged multivesicular body protein 4b-like, which produces MASKFWSRFWGKKENVSTEDAIQKLRDLEEMLNKKSEYLEQKIQEETERAKNAGFKNKRVALKALKKKKNFEKQLTEVDNTLSTIELQREDLENVGTTSTVLQVMKTARDALQKANLKLDVDGIHTLMEDIEEQRELAREAQEALSMRIGQDDDDELEEELRQMMETDEVNDLTEELLKLEPVPVKLPRSPKDEPVLPAETSKIRKKEKKSQEDDDGLRELADWAGS; this is translated from the exons ATGGCCTCGAAGTTTTGGAGCCGATTTTGGGGGAAGAAAGAAAACGTGTCTACAGAGGACGCGATCCAAAAATTGAGGGACCTGGAggaaatgttaaataaaaaatctgaaTATCTGGAGCAGAAAATTCAAGAGGAAACGGAGAGGGCTAAAAATGCTGGATTCAAAAACAAACGAG TGGCCTTAAAAGccttgaagaaaaagaaaaactttgaaaaGCAGTTGACTGAGGTAGACAACACTCTGTCAACCATTGAACTACAAAGAGAAGATTTAGAAAATGTGGGAACCACAAGTACTGTGCTCCAGGTGATGAAAACCGCCCGGGACGCCCTCCAGAAGGCCAATCTAAAACT AGATGTAGATGGTATACACACCTTGATGGAGGACATAGAAGAGCAAAGAGAGCTCGCTCGGGAGGCACAAGAAGCTTTAAGCATGCGCATTGGTCAAGACGATGAC GACGAATTGGAGGAAGAATTGCGTCAAATGATGGAAACAGACGAAGTTAATGATCTAACGGAGGAATTACTAAAATTAGAACCAGTCCCGGTAAAGTTGCCCCGTTCACCTAAGGATGAACCAGTTCTGCCAGCTGAAACATCCAAAA tCCGCAAGAAGGAAAAGAAGAGCCAGGAAGATGACGATGGCCTTCGTGAACTAGCAGACTGGGCTGGCAGTTGA
- the LOC130052285 gene encoding pleckstrin homology domain-containing family A member 8-like gives MEGVLLKWTNYLTGWQPRWFVLDNGILSYYKSQEEVNHGCKGSIRMAVCDINVHSTDKCRLDLIIPGESHFYLRASNPQERQRWLVSLGTAKASLTNGRIKDTAGEVSPDIIKTKKSELRLYCDLLMQQVHSVKSVTQEGNPVNVEKLNEATSLLGATCDTFISTLEDCMKIANASIAYESPHQHISDSPFPLITLKPPLKKDSRSYSVSDKYPPTAAPRRRTFSDSSPEKLSPRSRSAMSLSPQLEHSKEDNHVLDTETLTTEQTLLAPEQNSLTKNLKRSASLKSLENGDEEFKDAIDEKIPNFFSAMECSFMDIQLEIDGGIPIERFLSACRCMVPIFDKLNSTAFAPVKMDFQGNIRKLQQKYSTNTSSFTTLQKMVMIEVDCKQHRMSSSATVALLWMKRGLQFIKEFLLEIVNNQQDLSLAAGNAYSKSLKPFHGWVVRGVFAVAVKALPSREVFISLLAVPGGENKGTDFTHSLMTDMENYITALDEILRVLNDFFTVHTLDNEESV, from the exons ATGGAGGGTGTGTTGTTGAAATGGACCAATTATTTGACAG GTTGGCAGCCCCGGTGGTTTGTGCTGGACAATGGGATTCTTTCATATTATAAATCACAAGAAGAAGTAAATCATGGATGTAAGGGGTCAATTCGAATGGCCGTATGTGATATCAATG TGCACTCAACAGACAAATGTCGCTTAGATTTGATCATTCCTGGAGAGTCCCATTTCTATCTTAGAGCCTCAAATCCACAAGAGAGACAGAGATGGCTTGTCTCATTGGGAACTGCTAAAGCTTCACTCACCAATGGAAGGATTAAAGACACTGCAG GAGAGGTTTCCCCAGATATTATCAAGACTAAGAAGTCAGAATTAAGACTCTACTGTGATCTCTTGATGCAACAAGTACATTCAGTCAAATCAGTGACTCAGGAAGGCAACCCAGTCAATGTAGAG aaaCTGAATGAGGCTACATCCTTGTTAGGTGCAACATGTGATACCTTCATTTCCACACTGGAGGACTGTATGAAGATTGCCAATGCCAGCATTGCTTATGAGTCCCCACACCAACACATTAGTGATTCTCCATTCCCATTGATAACATTGAAACCTCCACTAAAAAAG GATTCAAGATCATATTCAGTGTCTGACAAGTACCCACCCACAGCAGCACCTAGAAGACGGACTTTTTCAGACAGTTCTCCAGAAAAACTAAGTCCTCGTTCTAGATCTGCCATGTCCCTGTCCCCACAACTAGAACATTCAAAGGAAGACAACCATGTGTTAGATACAGAAACACTCACTACTGAACAAACACTGCTAGCCCCCGAACAAAACTCTCTAACCAAAAACCTGAAACGATCAGCTTCCTTAAAAAGTTTGGAGAATGGGGACGAAGAGTTCAAGGATGCCATTGAtgaaaaaattccaaattttTTCTCTGCAATGGAATGCAG ttttatggATATACAATTAGAAATTGATGGTGGAATTCCTATAGAGCGTTTCCTGTCAGCTTGTAGATGCATGGTTCCTATATTTG ACAAATTAAATTCCACTGCATTTGCTCCAGTAAAAATGGACTTTCAGGGAAATATAAGG AAACTACAACAGAAATATTCCACAAACACATCGTCATTCACCACGCTGCAGAAAATGGTGATGATTGAGGTGGATTGTAAACAGCATCGGATGTCCAGTTCTGCCACAGTAGCTCTTCTGTGGATGAAAAG AGGTTTACAGTTCATCAAAGAATTCTTGCTTGAGATTGTGAACAATCAACAAGACTTGTCACTGGCTGCTGGCAATGCCTACAGTAAATCCTTAAAACCCTTCCATGGCTGGGTTGTCAGAGGGGTTTTTGCT GTGGCAGTGAAGGCTTTGCCAAGCCGTGAGGTGTTCATCTCTCTGTTGGCTGTTCCGGGAGGAGAGAATAAGGGGACAGACTTCACACATTCCTTAATGACAGACATGGAAAATTACATCACTGCTCTCGATGAAATTCTACGTGTTCTAAATGATTTTTTCACTGTGCATACCCTTGACAATGAAGAGTCGGTATAA